In the genome of Labrus bergylta chromosome 7, fLabBer1.1, whole genome shotgun sequence, the window tttaatgtttatgtcTTCAGCCGCAAAGCAAgatgatgcatttttaaaatgttaccaATAACGTAATTATTATCTGATCACAGACCTGCTGGGTCAGGACAGTTCTCACGACTGAAGGTTTGTCACAGATCGCAATCAGGCTCATCTCTACATCTCtaaaaggagaaggagaatcAGGGCAACAGTGACAAAAATGaactgctgtgtctgtgtggagtCGTGTGTTTATTCTTCGATGAAGGCAGAGTGAAGTAGTGAACATGAAAAATTAGCACTGAGACAAAAGGCCTGGTGCAGcttcacacagcagctggaTGCAGATACAGTcgctcctctgtgtgtgtgtctgtcacacCCTGGAACTGAttcaccacacaaacacacccaccaCAACCAAACCCCCGCAGAAAGAAGTTTGAGGTTACTAAAATAACTCTCAGTCTGTGGTGTTACTTACTTACTGTAGCTTCTGCACAACGAGGTGTACGATCATTGAGAgcgttttcatttgaaaaacaacgatctgtgttttatctttttcaaAGAGCACCAACAGAAACTAACGCCTTTGATTTTTCAGATACAGTCGTACGTACTCATCCTCACTTTGTtcctgtgtatttgtgttttcaaagaGCATCCTATTAGAGCTTCCACATAGGCTGAGCTTCATGTGTTAACACATGTTGCCTTATAGTGaaagctgtctgtttgtctccccacagtgtttaaataaagtttttatggCATGCTCAGTGCCGAGGGTTCACAGAGGCTCGctgagagaacagagaggaagCAGTGAGGAGATTCAAACATGTTAAAGGTTAGCAGACTAATGACTGCGTCTGTGAATGCCTCAGAGGCGTCTGTCACCCAAACAACTCAAATACCAAACCAACGCCAGCGTCTCCCACATCCCGGAGACGAGGAAGGGCCAATCACATGGCTCGAATGACTACAACATGTTTTCACAAGTCTCTCAGACAAATACAACTCAGCTTCATTCCTCGCTACAGTCTGATACACATTACATTAGCTCCTCCACAGTGGGAGGAAAACCATCACCACACCAACACCATcctcagatatgagagcagttatcaggtcaaaccaacaggtgttgcagcgatggaagcgggcaagagaactggttcagatagaagtgattgtacccgacctaaaaagcctctgcatgtttctaataagctccacgagcagaaacgtgctcaaactaggatcaatattggagatgctttgaaaaatggagagaggttagaacgcaaaAAGGTTTACAGatcgatgcagagctggataaacactgaagcttcagtgtccaccacatggcaacctgtgtgagcatcgactccagagggggggagacagctctctacaatgattagaatttagactgcagtacccattttaaacactaggggtcagagttacacactgctcctttaaagctttgttactttttaaagtgTTACTCTGCGAGTCCGTTCTTCGGTTTGTAAAGTTTCTTGATTTTCCTTCAGTCCTTCTCTTGTGACAGCACTCTGTCATAATGCACAGAAACAGTTTCCATGACAGCGGGGCTAACGGTTAGGATCACCATCACACTCCACTGctcgtctcctcacacactcccgcaccAGAGCCCACATCACCCCCattcttcatgacctccactgtctccccatcccccagcgtatCAACTTCAAGCTCCTCATCATCTCCTTCAAAGCCCTTCACAACCTGGTTCCCCCCCtacctgtctcagctcctccaccgacacactcccacccgcactctcaggtctgcagatgcaaacctcctgtccctccctgcaggacaaactatcggtcctggggggacagggctttctctgttgctgctcccaccctctggaactcactcccaaaaaacatcagagactcccccacactcacctccttcaagaaatccctcaaaactcacctcttcaacattgcctacaaccactaactcccccctccccccctacattacttcttcgtactgtcctcgtcgttttttgttttgttttatggttttatattttgtcaaagcgtctttgagttcttagaaaagtgctataaaaaaacaatgtattattattattattagaaagGGAGGAGCGAATCATAAACGAGTTGAAGGAAGCACCGCCCTGTCAGCGTGAACACAGAgctaagaacaacaaacccagagggggTCCCTGaaataaaattcaaaataaatacatttacaaaatacatttcaaaataaaatcaggttTGTATCcagacaggaaaaaaatatcaaaataaaagcataaaaaaactgttttgaaatgcaaaatacacACAGCGTCCAGCAGTCTTCagtgtgcgtgtctctgtgtgtgtgtgtgtgtgtgtgtgagtgtgtgtgtgtgtgtgtgtgtgtgtgtgtgtgtgtgtgtgtgtgtgtgtgtgtgtgtgtgtgtctctgtttgtttgtttgtgtgattgttggagggaggagggaggaggacacAAAAGCAGTCTTTGTGGACCTCTGGACAAAGAGTTGTTCTCAGTCGTCTGTCGTCGTTCCTCGGGATCAGAGTGGATCAGACTGGACTCCAAACCTGGTGTGGACGCTCCGCTGCTCCCTCCTGACTCCTCCTGACTCTTCCTGTCTCCTTCTCCTGACTCCTTCTCCTCGCCTGCAGGGAGACGAGATGCCGCGCTGCCTCTGGTTCCTGCTGCTCTTCTCCGGGATGCTCCATGTGGGTGAGTGGACCAAGccaattataataataataagcttAATAATTCCTCCTCTATATTCAGCATGTGTAAGGAGAACTAACACTTTAAAGTTTATAAGTAAGTTATGGATGTAttcagaaataaatatgtaaacatcttattaagacaattaaaccttttttttctacggAAGCACGGAGAGGACACTCATCAACACGTTTTATATTACTCTATGTTGCTGTGTTAACGAGCTAATTTAAGTCCTTTTATCGAAATTGAGGGAATAAACTCATTATTGAGAGAAAACCAGCAGTGTAACCTTGAGATAACGAGAAATCGAATATGGAATTTACTAGAACCagaccgattaatcggtcagCTGATATCGACCGACATTAGTGTACCATGTGAACGTAGGTATCAATGAATTTAATCGCTGACATGTGCAGCCATAAATAGATTTATTGTCCACCGACCTGTGTAAAAACCTTCATGCTACAGAAACATtgacaacagagagacagacggcaGCTCAGTCTGAAGGGACTCGGGTTGAGAACCAgagggttgccagttcaagtccagGTGCGGACCAGTTTAGGCTAGAATCagatagctggagaggtgcctgagcactgctgaggtgtccttgagcaaggcaccgaccccccaccagctcaggtgCAAAATGTGTGCAGCCCcccttcactctgacatctctccattagtgcatgttcacaggatcctgtttcagcatatgtgtgtgtttcagcctgtatgtttcagcctgtgtttgtgtgtttcagcctgtgtgtgtgtgtgtgtttcagcctgtgtttgtgtgtttcagcctgtgtgtgtgtttcagtgtgtgtgtgtgtgtgtttcagcctgtgtgtgtgtgtgtgtttcagcctgtgtgtgtgtgtgtgtttcagcgtgtgtgtgtgtgtttcagcctgtgtgtgtgtgtgtgtgtgtgtgtgtttcagcctgtgtgtgtgtttcagcgtgtgtgtgtgtgtgtttcagcctgtgtgtgtgtgtgtgtgtgtgtgtgtgtgtgtgtttcagcctgtgtgtgtgtgtgtttcagcgtgtgtgtgtgtgtgtgtgtgtgtgtgtgtgtgtttcagcctgtgtgtgtgtttctgtgtgtgtgtgtttgtgtgtgtgtgtgtgtttcagcctgtgtgtgtgtgtgtttcagcgtgtgtgtgtgtgtttcagcctgtgtgtgtgtgtgtgtgtgtgtgtgtgtgtgtgtgtgtgtgtgtgtgtgtgtgtgtgtgtttcagcctgtgtgtgtgtttcagcctgtgtgtgtgtttcagcatgtgtgtgtgtgtttcagtgtgtgtgtttcagcctgtgtgtgtgtttcagtgtgtgtgtgtgtgtgtgtttcagcctgtgtgtgtgtgtgtgtttcagcctgtgtgtgtgtgtgtgtttcagcgtgtgtgtgtgtgtttcagcctgtgtgtgtgtgtgtgtgtgtgtgtgtgtgtttcagcctgtgtgtgtgtttcagcctgtgtgtgtgtgtgtttcagcgtgtgtgtgtgtgtgtttcagcctgtgtgtgtgtgtgtgtgtgtgtgtgtgtgtgtgtttcagcctgtgtgtgtgtttcagcctgtgtgtgtgtttcagcatgtgtgtgtgtgtttcagtgtgtgtgtttcagcctgtgtgtgtgtgtttcagtgtgtgtgtttcagcctgtgtgtgtgtgtgtttcagcctgtgtgtgtgtttcagcatgtgtgtgtgtgtttcagcctgtgtgtgtgtttcagcctgtgtgtgtgtttcagcatgtgtgtgtgtgtttcagcatgtgtgtgtgcttcagcctgtgtgtgtgtttcagcctgtgtgtgtgtatcatgttcaacaacagattgtaaaactgaatttcccctcacaggattaTTAAAGTATCTTCTAAATGTCTAAATGTCTCTACAgtgctgccctctggtggtcTTGTACTGCAGTACATGTGCATGTTCTCTGTTGCTCTCTGTAGCTTTTAATGCAGGTGACTGTTGTGTTTAACTGACaccagtttcttcttcttctgcaggttcTGCACTCAGCTGCTATAGGTGCTCGGATTACACAGGCCGCTGTCAGAACGTGCAGGAGTGTACATATGAGGACTCGTGTATTTCTCTGAGTGAGAGAGGTCAGTGATCACAGTCTGCTGTTTGTCATTCTGGTCATCAGAAGCTGGAAAGATAACAAACGTTTACAGTGAAACAGAGAGATTTACGTTTTAAAAGAAGAGCATCAACTCCAGTCAACAAGTACTTTGATACGTTTtggtaaaatgtgtttaaacacgatataatctctgtttttttaatgatcgatAGTGTCCTGAGAGTAATAATAAATACTACATCTATTTCATTAGACAGGAGTGTAGGACAGGAAGTAATCCATCAAATTTTGTAGGCAACCGgtgcacacaaaaacattggcaacatttcggTGCATGAACTTTTTTTGGATGAGGAGGACTTTTGTTGCCGTGGTGTTGAAACAGAAatcgatattgtttgatttgaactAGAATCATATCGAAGGTAAAATTCTGGGTATCGACTAAGGCTGGCTGCACaatctttaaaggaagaatgtgaactttctgatccagcagatgttgcccttgagcaccagcatatCTGTTGTTTTAGTGGGCTAACGTTAGttctctttagttagcttgtagcttcacattgcatttaTATTGACacagctaaaaagaaaaagctaaaacaaactgtttgCCCACACCTccgccatactgaagcctccaaccccctccacacacattcacagaaagGAGTTTAGTGCAAGTGGTGGATAAACTTGTCCTCTACTTGAGCTGCAcatcacctgtggcctgcattgttgtgttagcatgctaatgttggcgctctttagttagcagagagaatcactcccatgattgcCCGCCAGCCccgacatcatcttttgttattgttttttggtCCTATTTTTGGCATTAATTATTCaccttttttaatttctttgtgtgtgtgtgtgtgtgtgtgtgtgtgtgtgtgtgttcgtgtgtgttcgtgtgtgtgtgcgtgtgtatgtgtgcatgtgttcgtgtgtgtctttgtgtgcgtgtgtgtgcgcgcgtgtgcgtgtgtaggCGGGAAGACGATCCGTCAGTGCATCAGGTACACGGACTGCGATAACTCCCGCCTCACTCAGATGTTCCCGGCGATCTCGGGCTTCACGTACcgctgctgcagcagcaaccTGTGCAACTCCAGCAACGCTGTTGCCACGGCAACGTCCATGCTGGCCCTGGTGGGGTCCCTGCTGAGCTCCTGGTGGTGCTGGAGCTAAAAGTTTAAAggagtttaaatgtttctgttaacATGAACTAAACTGTTGACATTTACAGGTTCTCAGGTCACATTTGGAAGAAAGATTTTTTTCACCTTGTTTGCTAATTTTCAATTTCATACTTTTaccattttaataataaatacgAGAAAACCACTAaatctttgttctgttttctttgagCTTTACCTCTTTAGAgtaaagccaatgcagaagcCTGCAATCTTTCTTACATCCAGCATGGGGCGACTCCGCTGGTCTTAAAAAGCAGGAAGTGTTCGTCCCTCAGTAAACATTCTCCTAACAAGTTCATGGCCTCAATCTCTTGCTTCAAGTCTTCTTCCACACAGCGTGTTTATTTAGTAACCATTAGAGTCTAAGGGAAGAGGGGCCAGAGTTAAGGCGGAGCTACCTGTGAATGACAGGTTGCTAAAATAGGAAATTATAAATTTTTTCATGCTCGGCAGTCGTTACTAAAAGTTGTCGTGTGAACGCAGAGGGAAACCCTttgctcctctccagctccgccctcttgtccaaatatggtcacctCTGGttctaaaaataaagatttcgATGATGTTCGTTTAGTAAACCACGGTCACATTTAGAGTCAAACAGACCAGGGGAGCAGGGGAGGAGTTAGGGTGGGGGCGGGGCTAACCGTGATTGACATGATGTTAGCTGCTGAATTGAAAGTTCCTTGAATGCAACACGGCTGGAGACTGATTACAAAAAATATAGATTTATTAAACATCATAAATGACAGATTTTAGACTGAGATACATTTCATAACTATTTTCCAAATCAGCTACAAGACGTATGAGACGTTAAATATATCACCAGGCTACATTTCTCTTATATAGGATATAATAACTTCTGTTAACTCTGGCTTTATGTGAGAGGAGGGGGATGGGAAATTACAATCACAGGGGAGCTGTGCAGGTCTGGAGTCTTTAGGGGTAACGAACAATAAATACAGCAATAAATTAATCGTACACCTCCTTAGATAACCCTTAGTAGACAGAGTTCTCACTCAttatagacagtcatgactcagagacacatttacaggatAGACCTGATTTGTGAtatatttatgtcgcacattcttcctttgatATTAATGGATTAACGGACGTGTTTCCAGTCTGTCTCTACCTCCAGGTATCctttctgtgatgatgtcatacttATTAATTAcaacctgagcctgtcagggacaaaaacaacagctttgaGTGGATAAAACCAAAGTGTAAAAATACTGCACTGCCACTTTAAGATATAGAGTACaataaataaactgtttatGATTTCCAGTGTATGAATCAGAGTCTGTTTAACTGGTTTTCATTTGCTCATGTCTCCCAGTCCGTCCTCTTCCATCTGTCGTCCAATCACCTCCAGCTgcaccttcttcttctgtccttcCTGCTCCAAACCTCCCTCCGCCTTCTCTGATTGGGCGTACCAGGGCTGAGTGGCTGAGCTATCGCAGGTCCGGCCTCCTCTGCGGAAGCCCCCCCTGCCAGCTCGGACCAGCCCCCAGCCCTGCGGGTTCACGTCCGTGCCCCCGTCCTGGACCCCTCTGGTCTGATCCAGCTCCTTGGCGCTGAGAGACGACATGCGTACAGGGACGGTGTTTCCGAACTTTGAGTAGTCGACGCAGTAACGCCCGTCCTCCTCTGTCATGATGGAGACAAAGCGCCGCCCCCACAGGATCTCTTCAGGGGTGTAGGAGGTCCGGGCCTGCATGGTGATCCCCGTGGTTTCCAccacacctaaaaaaaaaaaaacagagatgtcAAGGGTCAGAAGTACCTGATGAGACtacatgttaaatattttgtccacagggggcgccaaaatcattggctttatatttttatgctcagcgtgtctgtttctgtttctgttgttcaaaagtgaagccaaatgcCGAGGTAGGATTTCACGTTATAAGTACGTAAgtaatttttttcaaattaatcTTTACTCTGATCGGATGACTTATAAGCGGCGTGGCGCTTAGCTGCGTGACACCTGACCTTCCAGGATGACAATGATCTCGAGGTCCTCGGAGGTCAGCGACTGAGCGGAGAGCTCGTAGAGCGGACTCCCTCTCTCCATGGTGTGGCTGATGATCAGAGGAGAGACCAGGAAGATGCCGTTACTCCTCAGAGGATTCTCCACCTGGATGTCCAGCTGACACACTGGAATGACCTCACCCTCCGCCGTCACTGTCCGCCTGATCACCTGCAAGGGCGACGGAGAGTGTTAACATCCACATACACAATCACAGTCTGTGAGCAGATTCAGAGTTAGCATCAGTGTTTGACTGTTTAGAGACTTTAGGATAtaacatttgacatgttttgtCAGTGAGGTAAatctgttagcttagcttagcataacttAGTTTGAAGCTGGACTTCCTGTTTccctgtctttctgtgtgtctctgtttgtttgtctctttgttgtggGTGTAATGTCCCCAGAGGGATACCCAATGAGCCCAGATAGAAACAAAATGACCTCAAAGGGACATAAACTAAACTCATAGGAATCTTAGTGAACCTGGATGGATACAaaatttgtctttgtgtctctttgtacATATGGATATTTTGCATCCCAAGTcgttttcaatctttttttctttttttggggggggggatgttacTCACTCTTTGTCTTATAGTCAGAGTTTTTTTGGTTAAATTTGATCGGTTTTTTTGCATCCCTCTGAGGTAATTTTGCATCCCTTTAAGATCATTTATCATTCATCTAAAGTAATGAACAttcatttaaagtcattttacaATCCTTTTGGGGTCCTTGGTACCCGTCTGGGTTTACCCCTCTATTTTGAATCCTTCTGGAGACATTTAAAATTCCTCTCAGGCCGTTTTGTATCTATATTGGGCTCCTAACATCCACCAAAGTTACCTTTGCATCCCTTCTGGGTTATTTAATATCCATCTGAGgtcattaaagagcccatattatgccctttttggggttcgtatatttaatctatgtacctacttttgtacatttacaatagcttaagtccgaaaaaagtgtctgtttttatgtactgctcctccttgctccctctacgctctgagtccatcagcttagaccccacgtggcccaagtctgctctgattggtctgccgatccgctctgtcgttattggtcagttgctcagcatacgtctcggaaatttcaacatgagctgcagggcttgccacaacgagccaatgggcttagatcagtgatatcacactgacaatgacgtcggactgacaaatttttatcaaggggggctagaaccgagcgttacatgcggctaatgctacagctaacaggaggacgtaggagaagccgcgtttctgctgactttgaatttttgcacatagacgtgcctaaacatgcacaggacacttggaaagcacactaaagggcatataaaaccagaaaaagcataatatgggacctttaacattCCTTTGAGGTTATTTTGCATCCCTCTAGTGTTATTTTGAATCCTTCTGGAGACATTTAAAATTCCTCTGAGGTCATTTGTAGCCTTCCAGGTTCATAACATCCCTCACATCTGAGGTTAATTTATGTCCCTATGAGGTCTTTAATATTCTTTTAAGGTCATTTTGCCTCAGGGCTCATTTTGTATCCTTCTGAGGTCATTTTGCATTGAGGTCAATTTGAATCCCTGTGAGGTTTTCTTTTATATCCCTCTGAGGATATTAACATCCCTTTAATGTCAGGTACATTTCAGTCCCTCTGGATTAAGTTATGCATCCCTCTGTGGTCATTTTGCATCCATGTGAGGTCATTTTAGACTTagacaactttatttatctcacagGGCAATTCGGTTCCACAGTCAACACAGACCATGcagacatttacaaacaaacaacagatggAGATTAatcagagacaacaaacaaatcagtatTTGACAAAGGTAAATGTTATTTTGAACTATGACattcaaaataacattttgcaTCCCTCTCAGGTCATTTTGTATCCTTCCAGGTTCATAACATCCCTTTGAGGTTAGTTAATGTCCCTATGAGGTCGGTTTTGAAGATACCTCTAATGTCGGGTAAATTTCAGTCCCTCTGGATTAAGTTTTGAATCCCTCTGAGGTCATTTTGAATCCCTCTGTGGTCATTTTGAATCCCTCTGTGGTCATTTTGAATCCCTCTGAGGTCATTTTGAATCCCTCTGTGGTTGGTTGTATTTAATCATCCGTCAAACTGatttaaatatctttaataaataaaaaaagcaaagtagAGAATCAGTAACGATTTGTTTGACAGTTATTGAAATGTTAGTGGACCTGACCTGCAGCTGGACGGTGGCAGAGATGATCATACTCTTCCTCAGGTCTCCGACTCTGAACATGAAGGTCGGCCGCCCGTTTCGAGGAGCGATGACGGCGTGTTTGGAGAAGATGAGTGTCTCTGCTCGCCGGTTGGCCTGCGCCGTCTTCATGAACACACAGCCAAGCATCACGGCGTTGATGATCAGACCCAGGATGTTCTGAACGATCAGCACGGTGATCGCCAGCGGACACTCCTCCGTCACCATCCGGCCTCCGAATCCGATGGTTACCTGAAGCAGACGCAGCGCTCACAGCTAACACAACCACAGCTTCATCTGGTTCAGACATAAAGATCAGCTGCCCTCCTCACCTGGACCTCGATGGAAAACAGGAAGGCTGAGGTGAACGAGTGGATGGCGGTGACGCAGGGCACGAGGCCCGGCTCGCCGTTGGGATCTCGAGGTTCCAGGTCGCCGTGAGCGAAGGCGAGGAGCCACCAGATCATGGCGAAGAGCATCCAGGAGCAGAGGAAGGCGGAGGTGAAGATCAGGAAGGAGTGCTGCCACTTCAGATCTACCATGGTGGTGAAGACATCCTGCAGGAACCGACCCTGAAACCaacgaagaagaaaaaggtACGTTCACCTGGATGGGTCTTAAAAGTCTCTCAAAGGATCAGGAGAGATTAGTCCTTTCAGACTGAACATGAGCTACTGCGGCGTAACCAAGCTCCGCCTTCATCACGCCATCAGACATTCCCGGCGTTGCAGACACACGAGAGAGCGCGGCCCAGCGAGAGCtccaaatagacacacacactcagacatgcacgcacacagcGCTGTTCATTGGTTTTGTATGGAGATGGGCGTCGCCAGCCTTAGTGGACACAGGCCATTAATCCAGCTCGACTATTTGAGGGAACAATTTCAGATCTGCTGCTGATGCAGGACAGGATTCATTTACACCGTTTCAGAGCTAATTCAAACAGATCTCATTAGCGAGGGATTTGGAGGTTAACTTTAGTAATCTCAAAAAGCGCCATTGAGAAGCGCTGATATCGAACTGAGGGACGCTGTGGGCCAAGTGGTtggggcgcgcgccccatgtacataggctgtagtcctcgaagcaacctgtggctcctttcccgcatgttattccttctctctctgtctctaacttcagactctatccacggccctgtctctacaataaagcccgaaaatatatctttaaaacgGGATCGAGTACACTAACTGATCGCGGTGTGGTTCCCgctctctgcagggatcctttctgtgatgatgtcacacacttagaataacaacgggagcctgtcagggacaataACCACAACTTTGAGTGGACTCACacaaagaaggagggagagagagagagagagagagagcgcaagcgagagagagagagagagagagagagagagagagagagagagagagagagagagagcgagagcaatAATCTATCTGCATAAttcatctcactctctcttaGAAAGATGCGTCTTCATCGTACGGAGCCT includes:
- the cd59b gene encoding CD59 glycoprotein, yielding MPRCLWFLLLFSGMLHVGSALSCYRCSDYTGRCQNVQECTYEDSCISLSERGGKTIRQCIRYTDCDNSRLTQMFPAISGFTYRCCSSNLCNSSNAVATATSMLALVGSLLSSWWCWS
- the kcnj11l gene encoding potassium inwardly rectifying channel subfamily J member 11, like produces the protein MLARKGLLPDGFLLTRLAEDQNQLNRTRSRFQRARFITKSGSCNVAHKNIMEQGRFLQDVFTTMVDLKWQHSFLIFTSAFLCSWMLFAMIWWLLAFAHGDLEPRDPNGEPGLVPCVTAIHSFTSAFLFSIEVQVTIGFGGRMVTEECPLAITVLIVQNILGLIINAVMLGCVFMKTAQANRRAETLIFSKHAVIAPRNGRPTFMFRVGDLRKSMIISATVQLQVIRRTVTAEGEVIPVCQLDIQVENPLRSNGIFLVSPLIISHTMERGSPLYELSAQSLTSEDLEIIVILEGVVETTGITMQARTSYTPEEILWGRRFVSIMTEEDGRYCVDYSKFGNTVPVRMSSLSAKELDQTRGVQDGGTDVNPQGWGLVRAGRGGFRRGGRTCDSSATQPWYAQSEKAEGGLEQEGQKKKVQLEVIGRQMEEDGLGDMSK